Below is a genomic region from Sinobacterium norvegicum.
TAGTTCTGTTCCAGCTGCTGTAAGGCAGCACTGGCGGCGGATTGCGACATGTGCAGGGCCATTGCGGCGCGGCTGATATTCTCCTGCTCCGCAATGGCCAAAAATATCTCCAATTGACGCAAGGTAAAACGCATAACCATCCCCTTTGTGACCAAGGCATATCCAGCGGCTCTGGCCATTGGACAAAGCGCTACTTACCTATAAAACCGATAACCGATACCAAAATATTGCATTTTCCAAATAAACACCAGCGTTTTACACTCACCGTCATTGCATGAACAAAGTATTACCCTTCATTCCTCAGATATATAGGCACCGATATGGCAGAGCAAAAAGCAACCAACGTCCACTGGCACGATGGCGAAGTCAGCACTGAGCAACGCAACGCGCTGCTCAAGCAAAAAGGCGCCACTCTTTGGTTTACCGGCCTCTCCGGCAGCGGTAAATCAACCGTCGCTGTCGCTCTCGAGCAAGCCTTACACCAGCTAGGCCACCTCAGCTACCGACTCGATGGCGATAACATCCGCCTCGGTATCAACAAGAACCTCGGTTTTAGCGCCGAAGACCGCACCGAGAATATTCGTCGTATCGGCGAAATCTCTAAACTCTTTGTCGACACCGGCGTCATCACTCTCTCAAGTTTTGTCAGCCCCTACCGCAAAGACAGAGACAGCGTCCGTCAACTGCACGAAGAGGCCGGCATGGTGTTTATTGAAGTCTTCGTCGATGTCCCCCTCGATGTTGCCGAAGAGCGTGACCCCAAGGGCCTGTACAAGAAAGCTCGCGCCGGCGAAATTAAAAACTTTACCGGTATCGACGACCCGTATGAGGCACCGGTCAATGCTGAAATCATTCTCAACAGTCACGAGATGAGCCTGCAGCAGGAAGTTGAGCTATTAATTAATCTACTGCGCGAGCGCGGCATACTCCCCGCCGCCTAGTATCACCGCCTTATTCAGTCCCAATCATTCTTTGAAGAGATAATTATTATGATCAAGCCCCACGGTGCCGAACAACTCAACCCGCTGTTCGCCTACGATACCGAAAAACACCATGCCTTAACCGCCGAGGCAGCCACCCTGCCCAGCCTACTCATTAGCTCTGCTGCCGCCGCCAATGCGGTAATGCTGGGTGCCGGCTATTTCACACCGCTGAACGGTTATATGAACCTGGCCGACAGCCTCAGCGTGGCCCGTGATATGAAGACCACCGACGGACTATTTTGGCCCGTGCCGGTGGTCAATATGGTCGACGATGCCGCCGATATTGCCATTGGCAGTCGTATTGCCTTAAAAGACCCCAATGTTGAAGGTCAACCGGTGATCGCCATCATGAATGTTATCGGTATCGACACCGCCACCGACGCCGAGATCGACACCATTACCGAAAATGTTTTCGGCACTCTCGATGGCGACCACCCCGGTGTTGCCACTTTTAAGGCGCAGGGAAATACCTTTCTGTCAGGCGATATCGAGGTATTAAACTTCTCATATTTCCAGGCCGACTTCCCCGATACCTTCCGTACCGCCGTTGAGATTCGTAACGAAATTACCGAGCGCGGATGGCAGAAAGTGGTGGCCTTCCAAACCCGTAATCCCATGCACCGCGCCCACGAAGAACTCTGCCGCATGGCGCTCGATGATTTAAATGCCGATGGCGTGTTGATTCACATGCTGCTTGGTCAGCTCAAGCCCGGCGATATTCCTGCCCACGTGCGCGATGCCTCTATCCGTAAGATGGTCGAGGTTTACTTCCCCGCCAATACCGTGATGATTACCGGCTATGGCTTCGATATGCTGTATGCCGGCCCACGCGAGGCAGTATTGCACGCGGTATTCCGTCAAAACTGCGGCTGTAGTCATCTGATCGTTGGCCGCGACCATGCCGGTGTTGGCGATTACTACGGCGCCTTCGACGCTCAGACTATTTTCGATGAGGTCCCCGAGGGGGCGCTTGAGATTGAGATCTACCGCGCCGACCATACCGCCTATTCTAAAAAACTTAACAAGGTCGTGATGATGCGCGACGTGCCCGATCACAACAAGGAAGACTTTGTGCTGCTGTCAGGGACTAAGGTTCGCCAGATGCTGGGCGAAGGCATTGCGCCACCGCCAGAATTTTCACGGCCAGAAGTCGCTCAAATCCTGATGGATTACTATCAGATTCTTGACCAGAAATAATCAATAATGCGCTGTCTTGTCGGTGAGACTCACAGGCCAGACAGCAAAAATCTCCAATAGAGAATGCTGAGGGAGCGTGTTCTATTGGAGATAAAAAGATTAACTAGACTGTGTTAACTATCTAACACAGCCTTTTTTCCTTAAACCTTCGCAGGTTTGCACCTTAAACCTTCGCAGGTTTTGCAGCCTTGGCTGGTTTTTCTGCCACCTCATCTGTCACTGCCGCGGCGGGTTTTTCCTCATCACCCTTACGTGTTGGAGTGACTAACAGCTCAGCACGGATGAGACGATCCAGCTCTTCGCTGATCTCTGGATTTTCTGTCAAATAGCGCGCAGAATTAGCCTTACCCTGGCCAATCTTGCTGCCCTTATAGGCGTACCAGGCACCGGACTTATCGACCAGACCTAGCTTCACACCGAGATCGATAATCTCGCCCATGCGATAAATACCCTGGCCATACAGAATCTGGAATTCGGCCTGCTTAAACGGTGGCGCAACCTTGTTCTTCACCACCTTAACCCGGGTCTCGTTGCCGATCACCTCATCGCCATCCTTGACTGCACCGATACGGCGAATATCAAGACGAACCGATGAATAGAACTTCAATGCGTTACCACCGGTGGTGGTTTCTGGGCTGCCGAACATCACACCAATTTTCATACGAATTTGGTTAATAAAGATAACCAGGGTATTGGAGTTTTTGATCACACCGGTCAGCTTACGCATCGCCTGAGATAACAAACGAGCCTGTAGACCAACATGACTATCACCCATGTCACCTTCGATTTCAGCCTTGGGCACTAACGCCGCCACTGAGTCGACGATTAGCACATCGACAGCGCCGGAGCGAACCAACATATCGGTCACTTCTAACGCCTGCTCACCAGTATCCGGCTGCGAGACAATTAAGTCATCGATATTGACGCCCAGTTTCTCAGCATAAATAGGGTCTAAGGCGTGCTCCGCATCGATAAAGGCACAGGTGCCACCGGTTTTTTGCGCCTGGGCGATTACTGATAGAGTCAGAGTTGTCTTACCTGAGGATTCTGGCCCATAAATTTCAACAATACGGCCCTTGGGCAAACCACCTATGCCGAGAGCAACATCCAAGGCCAACGAACCCGTAGAAATTGAGGGGATTGACTGTGCCTGCTGGTCCCCCATACGCATTACTGTACCCTTACCAAATTGACGATCAATTTGCTGCAGCGCGGCAGATAAGGCTTTATCCTTGTTTGCGTCCATAGGTGTGCTCTCTCTTTACAATTAAAATAGGCCAAATAGTCGGCCAACATCGGGCCGTATAATATCGCTGTTACTGGCTGTATACCATACTATTGATAGCGTTTTCTCGCACTACTATCACCGCTGACCCGAAGGCCAATAACAACCAAATTCAAACAGTGAAACTACTGTACACTTAATCAGGTGTATAAATCAACAGTATTTTTTCGCCCCCCCTAAACGGCAGCGATAACGGCCTGAAAAGTCGCGTAAGCTCTAGCCCGCAACACACCTATGACGTTTGACTTAACCGTTGATTAAACTGAGAATAGCCCTACTGACCAGCGACTATATAATAACGAAGAGTATGTAATGCGCCTTTCCATCCGTAACAAAATGCTCCTGTTCATCGCATTGCCCACCACGGTTATCTACCTGCTCGCACTGACCAACATTCTGTTATCGACCTGGTCACAGACCAAGAGTCAGGCCGAACAGTCGATCAGCGAAATCACCAAAGTCAGCGCCTTTCAATTTAATCAGTACATTTCTAAGGCGGCCAAGGTGGCCGATACTGGCGCCAGTTTTCTTGATACCGTGCCGGATATCAGCGAGGCACAGCTCTATCAAATACTACGCTCAAACGTGATTAACAATACGCCAATATACGGTTCTGCCATCGCCTTCGAACCAGGCACTTATCGCCCTGGCAACGAATTATTTGCACCCTATGTTTACAATAACAATGGGGAAATTATCGCGATGAATATCAGCCGGGATGTACTCGACTGGTATAATGATCCCCATTGGCAGTGGTGGCACCGACCTAAATCTGAACACACCGGTTTATGGACGGCGCCTTATTTTGATGACGGCGCTGGCAACATCTTAATGACCACCTATTCCGTTCCCTTTTACAAAAAAGGTGTGTTTCGCGGCGTCATCACCGTCGACATTGACCTGCAGGGACTGGAAAAACAGCTCGGCGATAGTGCCGATAAGGCCATGCAATTTGCCATTATCACCGGCGACTCGGGCCAGTTTGTCTACTCCCCCCATATTGAAGATATTATGGTTAAGGACATTTATCAGCAGTTACAAACACATCAACCCAGCGACTACCGCCAGATTGGCGACCTGTTAACGGCCGGAGGCAGCGGTACGATTACCCTCGATGGCTTATTTAAAAACGAACACAGCCTGGTTGCCTACACCCCAATTAATTCGACCGACTGGGTACTCATCGCCACCCTGCCGGCCAGCAATGCCAGCAGCGCCTTCAATCGCTATATTCCCTATATCGTGCTGCCGTTTATCATCGCCATCCTGCTGACCAACGGTACCATTTTATTTATTTCCAAACGGCTTACCCTACCACTGCGCATATTACGTAATCAAAGTTTAAAGATTGCTCAAGGCGATCTTTCCAATAGGATAACACTGCCTGAAACCAACGATGAAATTGGCGAGCTATCCCACGCTTTCAACCAGATGAATAGCGATTTACAGGCCAATATAGAACGGCTCTCGATAGAACACGCCGAACGTCTAGAAGCAGAGGAAGCTAATCGAGCCAAGAGTGAATTTTTATCTAACATGAGCCATGAGCTGCGGACACCGCTGAATGGCATCATGGGTTATGCCCAAGTCATGCAGCGTGATGGCAAGGCCAGCAGCGAACACCTTGCCATGCTGGCCTCGCTGCTTAACTGCAGTGACCACCTACTCAGCTTAATCAATGACGTACTGGACTTATCTAAGATTGAAGCGGGTAAAATTGAGCTAGATATCAGCAGTACCGACCTGCACAAATTATTACAGGATGTCTCCGATATTATCAGCGTGCGGGCACAGGACAAACAGCTCACCTTTGCCGTGATTACCTCACCAGAAGTCCCACGCATCATTGATACCGACGACCGCAAGCTACGTCAGATACTGATTAACCTGCTGAGCAATGCCATCAAGTTCACCGACAGCGGCAGTATCACGCTAAAAGTATACGAGCAACCAAAGAACCGTATACGCTTCGATGTCATCGATACCGGCAGCGGCATTGAGGCCGATAGTTTGGAGCAGATATTTTCCCCCTTTAAGCAAATGGAAGCAGGGAAAGTCGCCGGCGGCACAGGGCTCGGACTCGCTATCAGCCGCCAACTCTGCGAGCAGATGTCAGGCTATCTAACCGTCGAAAGCACCGTTGGCGAGGGCAGCCAATTCTGCATCGAGCTGCCCTTGGTAGAGAGTGGCGACAATGACATTGACGCCGTCAGCGTCGGCGAGAATTATGAGTTTGCCCAATTGCAGTCGCCACCGCTGGAGGTGTTGATTGTCGACGACAGCAAGACCAACAGAGAGGTGTTGGATTACCTATTAACCAATGCCGGTTTCCACTGCCGAACCGCCAACGACGGTCTGCAGGCGGTCAACATGCTGCGCGACCAGCACTTTGACCTGGTGCTGATGGATATCCGTATGCCGAACATGAACGGCATCGAGGCAGTGCAGTTGATCCGTCAACACCACAGCAGTAACAAGCTGGCCATTATTGCGATTACCGCCAGTGTTTTCCCCGAGTTTAAGCACCAGGCCAGCACCGTCGGCTTCGATGGTTTTCTCGCCAAGCCATTTAAGGCCGCCGAGTTATTTGAGAAAATCCAGCGGCTTTGTCATGTCCGTTACAGCGACATATCACCCACGGGTTCGACACCACAACCATTCGTCACCCCACCGCAATCGCACACCGTAGCAGTTGCTGAGAGTGCCGGTGATAGCCTGCAGCAGCTAGATCAGCACACTGTCATTCAATTGCTGCGCGCCGTCAAAGTGAACAATATCACCGCTATTCTGGCGATCTGCCAAGACCTGCCCGAGAGCCAACAGCAGGGCGCCGATACCATCACAGAGCTGACCAACGCCTTCGAGTTCGAACAGTTAAAGCAATTACTTGAACAGCTGATATAACCAAAGAGCCAGGCAGGTCCCGGCCTGGTCGGCGAGGACAAATTGGAGACAACAAAAAGCCCGCTTATATTGCTATAAGCGGGCTTTTAAAATATGGCATCCCGTAGGGGACTCGAACCCCTGTTACCGCCGTGAAAGGGCGGTGTCCTAGGCCTCTAGACGAACGGGACGCGATGCCTTGCTAGATTTTCAACCACTGAAACAGTCGCTTCGATCTTGCTCTGAGGAGGCCAACTCCTCAAGACGGGGCGAATATTATAGAACTCACTTTTTATTGCAAGCACTTTTTTCCAAAGGCCGGAAAATAACCGCTGAGGTCGCCGGCTGACGATATCTCGACTCAATTGCTAAGTCTGTCACACTAAAGCACTTAATTTTCATTCATTGAGTAAAAATTTGATCGAAAGTCGTTGGAAATTGTATATCAACTCGGTATTTTAGCGCTGACACTGCCTTATTCAATGTTTAACAAGGATTACCCTTAAATGCTTAAAAAAATACTTGCCACCACTCTAATCGCTGGTGGCCTGGTCGCCGCCAACAGCCATGCCTCTGATCTCGGCATCAATATCAGCGAACATGCCGCGCAGTTTAAATATGGCTCGGAGTCAGACACCATGGCGTGGGATGGTAGTTGGTTATATGAAGAGGACAACGGCAGTGTCTTCAGTGGTGGACTTTATGCCAAGGGCCAGGAAGGCATGTTCAGCGCCAAGTTAGGCGGCCGTGTGTTTTATGCCGACCTCGATAACGGCGACGGTTACGGGATGGCTTTAGGCGGCACCGGAGCCCTACACTTTACCCACCAGTTTCGCGTCGAAGCAGGCCTACACTATGCCCCCAGTATCTTAAGCTTCAGCGATATCGAAGGTATGACCGATGCAGAAATTCGCGCAGTGTTTCAAGTCGTGCCCAATGCCTCCGTGTCCGTCGGCTATCGCGACGCCTCTGCAAAAGTCGAAAAGTATGGCCGCGAAGAGATTTTCAAAGGCTTCTTTTTCGGCATGAATATGAGTTTTTAACCCCTGCGGCGGGAAACGCAGCCGCTTTCTCGCCAGTATAGGCATTTCAATTGACGCTATAATCATAGAAAATAGCCATAAAAATCAGCAGATTAAAACAAATACCAGGCTGATTCACACCAGCAAACAGTAAAATCTTGCCCCACTCCCCGCCTGCCTCTGTCCCACCGTAATTATCATCGCTACAATAGCCCCACTAAAAATTTATAGCGGATTGTTAATAATGAAAAAAATACTGATCGTCGGAGGAGGCGCTGGCGGCTTACCGTTAGCGACTTTTCTCGGTAAGAAACTCGGCAAGAAAGGCAGGGCGTCAATCACCTTAGTCGACAGCAATCACTCGCATATCTGGAAGCCGCGCTTTCATGAGGTGGCCACCGGCTCTCTTGATACTGATCTCGATGCCATCAGTTATCGAGCGCATGCCAAGGTCAATCACTACAACTTTGAACTCGGCACCATGACGGCTATAGACCGAGACAACAAAACCGTGCAACTCAGTGCTATCGACGACGACAGTGGTGGCGAGATCCTGCCCGCTCGTCAACTCGACTACGACTATCTGTGTATTACGGTAGGCAGTCGCAGCAATGATTTTGGAGTCGGCGGGGTACAGCAACACTGCTATTTCCTCGACTCCAGCGCCCAGGCCGATCGCTTTCGCACCCAGTTTCTCAACAACTGCCTCAGCGCCAACCACAGCCAAAAGCCATTGTCGATTTCCATCCTTGGTGGCGGCGCCACCGGTGTTGAGCTGGCCGCGGAAATTCATCATGCCATCGATCTACTGAAGCTCTACGGTCACGACGAACTCGATCGCAGCCGCTTGGACGTCAAATTAATTGAGGCTGGTGAGCGGTTACTGCCGGCGCTGAAAGAACGTATTTCGTATGCAGCCCGTGCACAGTTAGAAGCGATGGGGGTCAAAGTCCACACCTCAACCGCGGTGACCAGCGTGACCGAGCAGGGCTTCAATACCAAGGACGGCGTTATCAAAGGCGATATTTTAGTCTGGGCCGCGGGTATTTTAGCTCCTAAGTTTCTCTCCGAAATAGCGGGACTGGAGAGTAATCGCATTAACCAGCTGTTGGTCAAACCAACACTGCAAACCACTAACGATGACACTATTTTTGCCTTTGGTGACTGCTGTAGCTGCCCCGATGAGAATGGCAAGCCGATTGCACCGAGAGCACAGGCTGCCCAGCAAATGGCTAAGCACACGGCAAAGAATATCGTTAATCTGATCAACGACAAGCCACTGACTAGCTTCAAATACAACGACAAGGGTTCACTGGTATCACTGAGTAAATTTGCCTCTGTTGGTTATATGATGGGCAACCTACGCGGCAGCAATTTCTTTGTTGAAGGCTGGCTAGCCCGAGTTATGTATATCGGTCTTTATCGTCTACATCAGGCGGCACTATTTGGCTGGCCTAAGACTATTATGTTACTCACCGCTGGTCGCTTTAACAGCCTGGTTCGGCCAAAACTTAAGCTACATTAATGTTAAATACTGCCCGGCGCTGCAATGGCGCCGTGCTGGCGCTTTCTCCCTCCCGGGGGAGAACTAATAATTTCTTGATATCTCGCAATATTTAAAGAACACCACCCCCTTAGAATGTCGGCTATAATCAACGGTAATTATGTCGATTTTGACGCCTTTAATTACTATTTTTTTACCTCAGCGACCTCGTCATTCAGGGATTACATCATGACTACCAGCACCAGCACTCACCCGCTTCGGCATTGGATTAACCTCGCCCTCTGGAAAAAAATTATTATTGCCATGGCCCTCGGCGTCATCGTCGGCTTGATCCTGGGCAAAGATGCAGTATGGCTAAAACCCATTGGCGACCTATTCGTCAGCACCATTAAAATGCTTATTGTGCCGCTGGTATTTTGCTCATTAATTGTCGGCACCACCTCGATGAAAGACTCTACCACCATGGGGCGTATTGGCATCAAAGCAATCGTTCTGTACCTGGGCACCACCGCCATTGCCATTTCCATCGGCTTGGCCATGGGCCATTTCTTTGCTCCCGGTGCTGGTATGAACCTGGTCGCAGACCCAATCAACGCTGAAACAGTAAAGGAAGCTCCCACCTTAGTACAAACGATACTGGCGCTGGTGCCCGCCAACCCAGTAAACGCACTATCGAGCGGTAATATTCTACAAATCATCGTCTTCGCCCTTTTCCTAGGCGTCTCACTGGCATTGATTGGCGACAAGGGGAAACCTGCAATTGCTGTTTTTGAAAGCTTGGCTGAGGCCATGTACAAGCTAACAGAAATTGTTATGAGTCTCGCACCCTACGGTGTTTTCGCCCTGATCGCCTGGGTGGCCGGTACCTACGGGCTGGAGATCTTAGGTAACTTAGTCTGGGTCGTACTCGCCGTCTATATCGGTTGTCTGCTGCACATTTACTTTTTCTATGGCACCACCATCAGAGTATTGGGAGGCCTCAGCCCTGCCCGCTTCTTCAAGGGCATATCTAACGCTCAAGCTATTGCCTATACCACTTCAAG
It encodes:
- the cysC gene encoding adenylyl-sulfate kinase — encoded protein: MAEQKATNVHWHDGEVSTEQRNALLKQKGATLWFTGLSGSGKSTVAVALEQALHQLGHLSYRLDGDNIRLGINKNLGFSAEDRTENIRRIGEISKLFVDTGVITLSSFVSPYRKDRDSVRQLHEEAGMVFIEVFVDVPLDVAEERDPKGLYKKARAGEIKNFTGIDDPYEAPVNAEIILNSHEMSLQQEVELLINLLRERGILPAA
- the sat gene encoding sulfate adenylyltransferase is translated as MIKPHGAEQLNPLFAYDTEKHHALTAEAATLPSLLISSAAAANAVMLGAGYFTPLNGYMNLADSLSVARDMKTTDGLFWPVPVVNMVDDAADIAIGSRIALKDPNVEGQPVIAIMNVIGIDTATDAEIDTITENVFGTLDGDHPGVATFKAQGNTFLSGDIEVLNFSYFQADFPDTFRTAVEIRNEITERGWQKVVAFQTRNPMHRAHEELCRMALDDLNADGVLIHMLLGQLKPGDIPAHVRDASIRKMVEVYFPANTVMITGYGFDMLYAGPREAVLHAVFRQNCGCSHLIVGRDHAGVGDYYGAFDAQTIFDEVPEGALEIEIYRADHTAYSKKLNKVVMMRDVPDHNKEDFVLLSGTKVRQMLGEGIAPPPEFSRPEVAQILMDYYQILDQK
- the recA gene encoding recombinase RecA produces the protein MDANKDKALSAALQQIDRQFGKGTVMRMGDQQAQSIPSISTGSLALDVALGIGGLPKGRIVEIYGPESSGKTTLTLSVIAQAQKTGGTCAFIDAEHALDPIYAEKLGVNIDDLIVSQPDTGEQALEVTDMLVRSGAVDVLIVDSVAALVPKAEIEGDMGDSHVGLQARLLSQAMRKLTGVIKNSNTLVIFINQIRMKIGVMFGSPETTTGGNALKFYSSVRLDIRRIGAVKDGDEVIGNETRVKVVKNKVAPPFKQAEFQILYGQGIYRMGEIIDLGVKLGLVDKSGAWYAYKGSKIGQGKANSARYLTENPEISEELDRLIRAELLVTPTRKGDEEKPAAAVTDEVAEKPAKAAKPAKV
- a CDS encoding PDC sensor domain-containing protein, encoding MRLSIRNKMLLFIALPTTVIYLLALTNILLSTWSQTKSQAEQSISEITKVSAFQFNQYISKAAKVADTGASFLDTVPDISEAQLYQILRSNVINNTPIYGSAIAFEPGTYRPGNELFAPYVYNNNGEIIAMNISRDVLDWYNDPHWQWWHRPKSEHTGLWTAPYFDDGAGNILMTTYSVPFYKKGVFRGVITVDIDLQGLEKQLGDSADKAMQFAIITGDSGQFVYSPHIEDIMVKDIYQQLQTHQPSDYRQIGDLLTAGGSGTITLDGLFKNEHSLVAYTPINSTDWVLIATLPASNASSAFNRYIPYIVLPFIIAILLTNGTILFISKRLTLPLRILRNQSLKIAQGDLSNRITLPETNDEIGELSHAFNQMNSDLQANIERLSIEHAERLEAEEANRAKSEFLSNMSHELRTPLNGIMGYAQVMQRDGKASSEHLAMLASLLNCSDHLLSLINDVLDLSKIEAGKIELDISSTDLHKLLQDVSDIISVRAQDKQLTFAVITSPEVPRIIDTDDRKLRQILINLLSNAIKFTDSGSITLKVYEQPKNRIRFDVIDTGSGIEADSLEQIFSPFKQMEAGKVAGGTGLGLAISRQLCEQMSGYLTVESTVGEGSQFCIELPLVESGDNDIDAVSVGENYEFAQLQSPPLEVLIVDDSKTNREVLDYLLTNAGFHCRTANDGLQAVNMLRDQHFDLVLMDIRMPNMNGIEAVQLIRQHHSSNKLAIIAITASVFPEFKHQASTVGFDGFLAKPFKAAELFEKIQRLCHVRYSDISPTGSTPQPFVTPPQSHTVAVAESAGDSLQQLDQHTVIQLLRAVKVNNITAILAICQDLPESQQQGADTITELTNAFEFEQLKQLLEQLI
- a CDS encoding YfaZ family outer membrane protein, with protein sequence MLKKILATTLIAGGLVAANSHASDLGINISEHAAQFKYGSESDTMAWDGSWLYEEDNGSVFSGGLYAKGQEGMFSAKLGGRVFYADLDNGDGYGMALGGTGALHFTHQFRVEAGLHYAPSILSFSDIEGMTDAEIRAVFQVVPNASVSVGYRDASAKVEKYGREEIFKGFFFGMNMSF
- a CDS encoding NAD(P)/FAD-dependent oxidoreductase encodes the protein MKKILIVGGGAGGLPLATFLGKKLGKKGRASITLVDSNHSHIWKPRFHEVATGSLDTDLDAISYRAHAKVNHYNFELGTMTAIDRDNKTVQLSAIDDDSGGEILPARQLDYDYLCITVGSRSNDFGVGGVQQHCYFLDSSAQADRFRTQFLNNCLSANHSQKPLSISILGGGATGVELAAEIHHAIDLLKLYGHDELDRSRLDVKLIEAGERLLPALKERISYAARAQLEAMGVKVHTSTAVTSVTEQGFNTKDGVIKGDILVWAAGILAPKFLSEIAGLESNRINQLLVKPTLQTTNDDTIFAFGDCCSCPDENGKPIAPRAQAAQQMAKHTAKNIVNLINDKPLTSFKYNDKGSLVSLSKFASVGYMMGNLRGSNFFVEGWLARVMYIGLYRLHQAALFGWPKTIMLLTAGRFNSLVRPKLKLH
- a CDS encoding dicarboxylate/amino acid:cation symporter, encoding MTTSTSTHPLRHWINLALWKKIIIAMALGVIVGLILGKDAVWLKPIGDLFVSTIKMLIVPLVFCSLIVGTTSMKDSTTMGRIGIKAIVLYLGTTAIAISIGLAMGHFFAPGAGMNLVADPINAETVKEAPTLVQTILALVPANPVNALSSGNILQIIVFALFLGVSLALIGDKGKPAIAVFESLAEAMYKLTEIVMSLAPYGVFALIAWVAGTYGLEILGNLVWVVLAVYIGCLLHIYFFYGTTIRVLGGLSPARFFKGISNAQAIAYTTSSSAGTLPASLAAAQNQLGVKKGISSFVLPLGATINMDGTALYQGVCALFVAQAFGIDLSMADYFTIIITATLASIGTAGVPGAGLIMLSLILSTVGLPMEGIAIVAGIDRVLDMARTAVNVSGDLMVTTLIAKSEDQLDEEIYNDPTTANNPVANG